The Alosa alosa isolate M-15738 ecotype Scorff River chromosome 11, AALO_Geno_1.1, whole genome shotgun sequence sequence GTGCCCTATAAGGCGTTGGGTGGGAGATACATCCATAGGGCACAGCAATCTACCCGCATGCTACTGTAACAAGACATTGTACTGGCTACTGTAACATTTCTTACTTGGCATAGAATAATTAGCTACTTGTCAAAAAAACTGTGACTGTAGTTGTAACAAGCTAGTTTGTAATTTTACTTAAATGTTTGTGGGGGTACACTAGTCCTATACAATATTGGGCTTCTCAATACAGTCCTGCTCATGTTCAAGTGCTGATCCATTTGCCAAGTGAAGGAGCACTGAGCTAAAACTTGTCTGCAATAGGAATCGGAGGACCCCACCCCTAGCCTCATTGGCAACAGATCGTATCTCAGTTGagattgagagtgggtctggaagaCTAAATTATGGGACTTATGGCTTCCAGTGAAATTAAAcataaattggtgcattaaagtGTAAAGTGCAAGTACTAAGGACAGTGCGTAAAAACGTATCCAAACTGCCATTTTTAAACCACTAATaatgctcaaaatagcaccacacttctGCAGTAGTATGAACAGGGTCCCTTACTCCCcacacataaaacgaagcatCAAGAACATAGTAAGTGTACCGggattttattaaaaataagtTTTTCACTGTGACTTGTCATGGTGAAAAAGACCCTGGGTTCAAATAACTCTTATCAAATTGTTTCAAAAGTGCAGCAATCAACTCTTACTTATAAATAAAGGTTtcaaatgcagttgtttactcaatgcAAGTCCATATCGGTTTAACCCTGTCGCCATCGGCACAGTTATTGGTGGCCTGCCCCATGCCAGATTAGCGATTGTGATTGGTGCCTGGGTTTTTAGAACATTGGAAATGGGTGACAATAgacagtccctccaggatttaaaatgcctgatttcggaacaacttttctaaaaaattgcgatggaagttacggtgtttttagctgtttgttgtgAAGAAATTGCGAGAGgtagtgaaaattgcaaaaatagttgcgatttttttttattattattttttaactgaggataattaaggttagtaagaccaaaattacactgatcatcttgatgcttataaaaaaggataagtaaaggtaaatggtaacagaaaatcaaagtaggcctacttttttttgtgtaaaCATTTTGACTgggtagaactgtccaaaaaagacagcccctaaagagatggcatcatatcatatgtttcaatacattcatatatgttgtaattcaacatatatgaatgtaaaagttcatatatttttaataataaatcatATTCTGTGatttgcataattactaatagccaactaagtatctagtaatttcatattgatttaaactattagactacacttttctttaatgttattacattggtggtgtgtaagtctaattgactgcctgccactttaaggacgtgagagtagcgtGATAACATTTTTAAGTGGATTGGaacgcttgcatctcactgtgttcggctacgactggaaataactttttgcTTAGTGTATTGGATGGAATTcgggatgttttctatgtcattagttaaaataaatgttaaaaataactcgtatgaaatcattcttggatcatagaagaggtacatttcttacaatgttattaatttctatgattttggtagcactacacaaactgagcccacaagctagcaaacataaCACGAGTTAAAAGGACATATCCaggtgtaaacgtttgccaattggttgcatattgtagcctactcaaatgtcagtaaaccaagtataGCCTAtgcaggttagcaacaccatGTTGAAagatgcaagtaaagcagatcattaacgttagccttccatttattgtcatcaaaactgcagaggagtgaacaagttatagggcagatctctggtgtctgcagaagtgagtgtggcatctgactcaatattctgcgcgagggactattgtaggtgaaatttcacagggaaaccatgatgattggTCAGATATGCGaaaaagttgcagtgtttggacAAAGTTGCGAGGTCGCACGAGGATTTGCGGAATTTGCgtttgaccgatcccaagccccgcccccttttactatgtcacaatgaggacgtcggaggacctcggtcaattttgaattttatagtgtccattctgtagcctacaatacgcCGGTTATGTGAATGCTAATGCTTCTTTTGCGAGTAGCCTaagtaactaaataactaaagagcTCAAAAAGGTTCAAATATATGCCTGGGATACTTGTAGAAGTGACATCCGATATCCTGACCGTGTGAAACGTTGACAGACATAGGCCTAACTTTGCATAACTTTGGATAGGCTGCTACTTTTCAGTAAAGAAATCTGAGTGTGTACGAAAATGGGCATAGGctaccttgccatgtttaacttgggatagaagactgttcacagaaataagctaatgaccatttttttttcaagcggAATAGACTACTGTGATGAATCATTGATGGCTGAACGAGAGATAGCCAATGTCTTCTAAAGATCAAATCATGTGCCGATTGAAAACCTTGCTGTATAGGCTATGCAGTCTCGAAATCGccaatattaggcctactacattgccCACATTTAAATTAAGTATAGCATAAGTGGGCACTGATGAAGTCTTGTGCAAGACAAATCTCGTCTGCAAACTGCAGATATGTCGTGCGTTGTATGGGTAAACTCGGGTAGATCtagtggtttcttttcaatagcctacatttgtatcatgtttatttgaactcttccttctaaagcagccattcaaaataataagtagGCTATCAGCCTACCGAAGCGAAgctatctctccacctccccaacaTGAGCTGCTTAACAGGCTAGCCACTCTCCCAAGTTGCGTGGGAACTTGGATCTGCAGCACTTGGACCCGTCTTTAATTAATCCTCGAaatatggttagattttgttatggacacgtcaacaccatatgtttgcacagacctgtttattgaatcagtcacatctgcagcaaataaggtaaactacctgcttgtgataacgtgctaattgtttatccccAGTTAACATGCATCCCATTAAGATCCATAACACCAGATTGGTTTGTCCTCAATTTGTGGTGTTCCACCTCGTTGATAACAGCagacattgtgaatgtgtccttccgaatactgaaggcctttctggcctctgttttttgaatatatcaatattacttGACGCCCAGAAATCTAGCATACTGTTAAATGGTGCTGCGTACCCATGTTGAACACGCGTTCTCGCACACTTTCCTGCAAACTTGTCCGACtattagcaacagtaactatgggactgacaatgggaggaggggcttgggatcggtcaattgttgcgatcgcaacatcgcgaattcctggagggactgaacCGAAGTCTGACGTAAGGTGACGTCAAGACTTCGGTATTCTATTGGTGCATTCAGAGcacctcggaatgacaaggaccgcccccatggctactttgtttttccgacagcaagtgttcatgtgctttgccatcggaatgtgtgacaaacacggatgccacaacaaaggttaaaacatacactcactaatcctaaacaaacaactgtatttgcttaaaatatagtgtatgctcgtgaaagaaagatatgcagctttcaagtgacaaacaCGGCAAATTCCTAActaagttcacattaaaactgttggacatgaaaggccacatggactacaaacgaactacaacgtgacgacaaaagtgatgagcccctaactgggcaactctgttagcaaaacctagccccagtttccgacctctgactcacacattaaaggtgccatgtgtaatgtccgccaaaaatcaattcatactccacattccataaaagatgggggcagtatacctccagaaagtgagctggtttaccctagagtaacaaccgagactcgtgtattgcagtttggctagcGGTTATGTTGTccgcatactgcctcccatggccgaaactggtattgagacacctgtcgggctgtggctagtaatttagcatgctaattcaggttgatatctctgcagcactataccttgttatttttttaatgacatcatcgcccttatttcttctcactcttttgatgcgtgtagctcaccttttggatatttttacctcaattcttacacatggcacctttaagtgacgtgaatgacgcggaatgatgatgttttcactcggagaaaggtttttccaaagcccatgaacgctaggtatGGCCTCCTTGTCAGACTAACAGGTTCgtctgggttttcccatgctaccccacccctgcacacacacaaaaaagatgataaaaataaaaaaacaccaatAAGTACATGACTCCACTACAGCCAAAAATACACCATCCTCTTCTCTtccataaaaaagaaaaagaacacaTCCTCCAAAGACTCCTATATCATATTACACTTGACCTTTTAATTTTGTGATTTCCTTCtgttttaaagtatatttttgggctttctGCCTTTATTGTGACAGGACattgaagagagagacagtaagtgagtgggagagagagacggcgtgggatcgggaaatgacccgggtTGGACGTGAACTTGTGTCCCCATGGGCATTTGGACCCAAATTCGGTACAGTCActgtagccagttgcaccaAAGCTCCCCCAGAATGTGATTTTCAAGACAGGTTAATCTGTCAGGCAAATCTATATCCTAGATGGGAGATTTGGATCCCATTGATCCACAGAAATAGCATATCCAAACTACGTTCAACATTTGGCCTGGGGGAAATAAAGTGAGAACATAAGGTAGGGAACAGAACCCTGGGCACTATACTCCCTTCATGATGCAAGTCAGGGCCTTTAAAGGCCAGTTTGTTTTCAGTAGGATCTACCTGGCTGATATTGGAGTCGGTAAGTGTTCCACGGAGGCTCATAATGCGCACTACTTTGTCCTTGATGTTTTCAGGCAAATCTCTTAGGTCCTTTTTATAGCAATTTTCGGCGCGCCGGGCTACATAGTCAACGCTCCTGTGGATATAATTTAAGATAATTAAGTTGCCAAACATACAAGTGAAAAAGAAGTCAACATATTCTATTATTCGGTTATAACAGGATCATCACTGTGGTGCACTTATGTAACATTGTGTTAATGCTGCAGTTAGATCATTCCAGTATACTGTAAAGCTATGTCAAACATAGCTGGGTGTCAAACATAGGCCCGCCAGAAGTTTCATATGGCCCCCCAGAAGTTTTGGGAAaggaagggaaaattagaaagaaaaaaaaaagattcacatccagttgtcttcaacgATGTGTAATTAAGCAATATCTCCATCAATTGATTAAACCTAACCATACTCAGGAAGGAAGAGGCTGAAAACAATGACATGAGCATAGGGTAtttttcaagagagaaagagcagtatatgacagcagtacatgatttctacttgtttgctcataatTGGGTATATATGTTATTTCGCTGACTTAATTATGCGAGCACATAAAGTATGAACAATGCGAATGTCATTTCTGTGCTCTCTCAATTATGATTGTTACACTTGTGTACTTGTATACAGTTTCTGTATAAACGCTCTCGATTCTTGTATCTGCGCTTGTTTTCATTCTTTATGCGCTCGTGTGACACTCATTAGTTTCACCAACTTAAAGTGAATAGTCCCTCACTTTAGACTAGTATTAGTAATGGGGTATTGTCAGACATTCCCTAAGACACTCCTCTTAAGGAGAAACGATACTTTATTCCCCCTCTCTATTCCAACATCCACCAGAAACGGAGATTTCACAAAAATATTTGATAAGATTTATGACCAATAGCTCATAATCGCATTGATACAACACAGAAGGATAAACTAGAAGTTGTGACTGACACCTTGAAGATTTTCAAGAAGAGCAGTTttggtttattattttttttaattattctgGCTGTTTTTTTTCACCCCCACTGAGTGGCGTGCATGCATCGATGTGATTTCAAAGTTGTCTGGCCCAAATTATCTAGCAGCGCCCCTCCCGAGTGAATCCACCGAGAGATATTACAGAATGTACTTGATAATAGTGCTAACCCAGAGTCTATCGGTAAACAGCGTTACACTCGCATAATTAAGTCAGCTAAATAACGCCATAGCTCTatcatatattattataaagcTTAATATCACACAACACTCTAACACCCATGCAGAAAACTGAGAATCACCATGAATGACGGTCCCCACTAGGCTTCATTCGAACAAATCTAACCACTGcctgagtttgacacccctgctgcAGCAAAGTGTAAAGAGAACAACACACTTGGCCGTAGGATGCAGTAATCATTTCAATAATGTTAAAGCTAGTAGGCTAGGTGGTTTGCTCTAAGTTAGGCTGGCTATGAAATATGTAGCTAGCCTTTAACTATTTAGCGGATAGGTGAACATATTTGTGTAGCCTAGTGTTTGTATACTCACAAATCTACAAGTGACTGGACCTCCATCTAGCAAAGAATATTGAAACAGGTAGGCTACTACACGATGAATGGAATTTAAAACGCTCCTGCAGGCGGAGCTGCCAGTACGTCAAATGAGCGGACTTCCAGCTGCATGTATTCAATTGATTtcgtcaaaataaaagtcctatTTACTTCATAAGAATAAACAGCAATAGGCCTAACAATAaatccagcttcagaaagtaaaagttcaACCATGTATTAGATctacctgtagcctacactaaacAGGTTATCTCACCAATTAGCTGCTTTACCTCGATGAAGAGTTGTGCTCattagaatcagctggtttaaGTGAAAGTCACAGATatgtggtaggacttttactttctgaagctgaaCTTTCCACCTCAGCAGGTCTGATCAGTGGGCTTGAAAGCTGGAATGTCTGGACAAATGGTCACTCCACTTCCTGTCTATCCAGGTGTTCTCACAGTCCTGCCTGAATGGGCCATGGCCTAAAGGCTTGAGCAAGGCCCTCAACTGCTCCCTGGGCTCCACAGCAATGGCTCCCCACTGCTCCaggtgtagcctatgtgtactcactcactcctcttgCATGCATGCTCCTTGTGTGCATCTAATATGAGTGTTGACAGAAAGGTGAAATGCAGTGACTCAGACCAAGCCATAACCAGTAAACAATCAACATGGTGCTTCAGGagcatggaagagagagatgcttTATTTGCCTACTGAGGTCAAAAGTCAATAACCTTTAATaaaaaccataacacataaagTATAAATAAAGCAAcacaaatattatgtaattagGTACTATAACTTTTTGACCAAGTGTAAgatctgtttatgtttttggtATCAACAGATTGAAAATCACTACAATCAGTAGCCATGGACACTTCTATAAACACCTCAATAGGAATGAAAATTCCTGATCTCATCAGAATTTTAATcggaatgaaagaggtggtgtagtCTGCTCCTATTCCGAATTAACACCCATGTATACAGTCATTCAGATTGACTGCTGTGTCTTCTCAAGGAAAAGTAGGCAACAATGGCCTCCGATCAAATATTCTAAAGCACTGAGAGATCAGAATAGATTgtaccccatgtaaacagacgGCACGATTTTTTCAATCGGAATAGTTTAAtcagaatgacaaaaaaactgtccatgtaaacgtggctaCTTACTACAGGTggattattaaataaaataatggtggatttaaataaaataatctgattaaaaatcaaataaaaaatcaaACATCCCATTAATGCTCAATATCACATCATCAATACCATCAATGTAATATATTACTTCAAAGTAATGATAAATCACACCATCATGTTTTGTGAGGTGAAATTCCAAACATCAAATTTCATcaattaattttcattttatgGAAGGATACTAACCCATTAACCCTTATGAGAAAGAACACGGTGGAGTATTTAGGGATATCCTACACTATTACTattgttcatattgttcaataaGGAATACAGTATTATTATAACTATAACTATTATATCTCGttcttattataataatattatattagcATAATTAGGACGAGAAAAGTGTGTTACAGAGGATGTGCAAGAATGACTGTCCCCTGCAGGGCCTGATAACCTGTAGGGTGCCAGGACTGAGCCCCAGGCAGGCCCAACCTAACAAATGGCATTTTGTTCAAACAAATGGttacaaatggcattttgtTCAAATAAAGGAACTACAAATATATCATTTGGATAGAAGATGTGCTTATACAAGATATTACGTTGATTTGCTACATCGGAATAATACagcatggaataaaaaaaaaaaaactgagtgACAAGCATTGGGATGTGGAGGCACAGGTAAATACAGAGACATGGTGAGCTAGGATCAGCCACtcatacataaaaacacacaacaattaAATATTTCCTCCACAGGACACACATGACAAGGTTGATAacacaaaacaatattttttttcccccaaaacCGCtgatgtttgtgttatgttgaaGTCCATAGTCATATTTGAAACCAGGAGTATGCTACCTGAATAGAAAGACATTAGGTACAAATAGAATAATGTCTAGATGGAGTACAGATGATGCTGTGTGCAGCTGTAAATCTTCACAAGCAGTCAGCTCAGTTTCCTGTGTCACTTTCCTTGTCCACAATGATGTACAGGAGGTGGAAAGTTAAAGCTAAGAAAGCAGTCCCTAAGAGGTCTCCCAAAGCTGTTAGATAGGGAATGgaacaagtatctgggtctcttCTAATTCGCCACAGACAGTGCACCATCCAGTTAGCTATACACAGCAGTAGGAACACCTGATGAGGATAATATATGAAGGCATGTTTAGAAATACATACAAATCCACAACCTGAATGTCTTCTCAGTGTTCTCACTCAAGTGAAATCTGGCCACAGTGGTCATCCTTCAAAATGGGCTTTATCTatttaatgtaatgtttttCCAGTTGGATATCTGGTCAGCTTAACACTTGCATACACCACAACGACAAGAGTTTATAGAGTACCCATGCATGTCAGCATGGCAAGCAACTCACCAAACATGTCTCACAGTGATCCCTGCATAACTAACCTTTGCTTTTTACCAACATCACTAATTAAGGACAGGCTACAAAACCTTGCCCTGGCACCTTTAAAATGACTAACACAGCTTGAGAACACTTAGTACACCCACCTGCATAAGAGCAGCAGTCAAGAAGAGTGTAATGAAGATGGGCGTCAGAGGTGTTTGGCCACTTTGTATGAGGTGAATGACATAAATGAAGATCAGGTGACCTGGGATCACCAACAGCAGTAGAACTTGAGCAGACCGCTGGTTTGGGCCTTatgatacacatacagtacacaatttGGTCTGACAGCAATGATACACAATAAGATAAATGTACTAAGCAATAAGATGATTGAACAACCACTGGGTTAATTTATATATTACAGATCAGGTTCTGCTGAAAATCCTCTCAGAAAAGAAGTAATGCCATAAAGGTGAATGATAAAAGACTGACAAAAACATACAGCAGCTTCAAAATTGATTGAGACTACTCATTTTTAACATTACAGTGCTCTTCCTGACCTTCACATGATACACAATCAGGATGTTGGTCCTTGCAACCATTTGACCTGCATTCCAATTTAGAGGGGAGTTCCGGTACTTTTCAAGCACTAATATTTGCTAGGAGGCCTACTTCCATTAGtgacaaaaacaacagaaatCCAGAAAACATGGAATGTGGGTATTTGCAACTGTTCAACTAGCAGATAGAAGTTGACATACTAAACTATAACTATACATACATTAACATACGCAAGTTAACATACTCAAATAATATCATACTGGTAAGATCTGTACCTTTGCCACAGAAGGTATGGCAAGGGCAATGGTTGCCTCTAGCATCTGTGGGCAGGACTCCAAGGACAGAGTGGAAGTGTAGATATGTGGCAATGCGACTGGACTGAATTGCGACAAGATTACCACCAATACCTTGGTGAGAGGACAAGAGGAAGGGATAATAGTTTTTAATGATATTAGCCAGTGATACAAAATCATACTACAATATTTTGCTGGCCTAAAATGCCATATCAGATTTATTGGGTTTGGACAGATCCAAATTTAATTCAAATAAAGTCCAACATCTAAAGTAATTGGATCAGCTCAGCAAAGCTGATTTTACTCAGTAAATCACATTTACTGACTCTCGGatgatgaaggaaaaacacAAATGGAAAAACTGTATAGGTTCATTATTATATTGTATACTATAACAATGTATTAACAGGCATAATTATGGCCCCTTTCACATGCAGTgacatatacaaatatacatacCTACCTTGCATGTTGGAGGGCATTATCGTATAAAATGTATAGTAAGCTCTTTAGATTTATCATGCAATATTATACATGACAACTGTGATTCCTTTTTTACATTCTCCATATGGTTGCGAATTTCTACTTAATTTTCCATGACCTGATGCAGTCATTTTGGATAAAACAGCCCCCATGCTCTTTGCCAGCAGCAAGATTGCTTAGCAGGTTTTCTCAAAAAGTGCTTTCAGTGCTTGTTGCCCAAATgggtaactttttttttatctgaaatCAAAGTCAAAACATGGATGCATGGCCTGTGTTATGATATTCCTGTGGAAATATTTGATGTGTTTGCTAACATTACCATTGATGACAGGGGTGTATACCACCATTCCCTCAAGGTTTGGGTCTGACACGGTTCTATCCAGAATAAGTCCACCCATGCTGTGGTGAAAAGTAAAGGAACTGTGGCTCTTGGGGTATGGGGCACACTTTATTCATATAAAACATAATTACATAGTGACAGGCAATTTAAACATAACTTTATGATCCAAAATATTGTTACTACAGCTGGTTTTACTTGTCAAAGTCTATCTGTCAGAAAATGTGAATTACTGACCTGCTGATAAACAAAGCAGTGATGATTGGTTCCCAGCCAGTATACAGCAGTTTTCGACTCTCAGGGTGTAGAAAAGATACTACAACCCATACTGGGATCAGGCAGAGCAAGAGTACACAAAGTACATAGGAAACATAGGGGTACGAACCTATAACAAACAGTGAGAGCAGAAAAGACAgtaatgaagggagagagagtattttatttattaaatgaCCTTTCTCAATCTTTATCCAATTCTTCTTACCAGTGCAGTCATACAGCCCTTGACCAACAAATGCTAAAATTGTTAGTGTGATCAGGTCTCCAAAGCTTGCTGCTATTGGCGTGGCTACATTATCAGGGTTGATACCCATCTTCTTGGACCCAACAATGACTCCCACCATGAGGATGCCTATTGGGAAATCAGAGTCTCTCCTTAAAAGGTAAGGGATGGATGGTACATTGTTGAACATTGTAGAACTGCTGACGTGGTCGACCATGATGTGGCATAGAGTCTACTGACCTGGCACTACTGTGCAGATATAAGACATTGATTGCTATCCTAAAGAGCACAACACTGAATTGTATGCGCTGTGTCACTGGGTTTGGCAGACAGGTCAGGCAGTGAGTTGAGGGTGACCTACCCTGTAAGAGGGAGGCAGTGAAGGCGGTCACCACACTGGAACAGCACAACACTGATGCATGGCTAACGGTCAGGTCCTCTGTCAGAGCCCAGcccag is a genomic window containing:
- the slc41a2a gene encoding solute carrier family 41 member 2 translates to MSTAVAYHELGEALEGPETLTGGSLSLSDHEIRDYSEIDPLLRSSRSHRLQLDNDNDDHSSLSGHMPSESVRAMLLQILVPFLLAGIGTVSAGMLLDVVQYWDVFVNITEIFILVPSLLGLKGNLEMTLASRLSTAVNVGKITNPREMRNLVIGNLALKQVQATVLGFLAAIAACVLGWALTEDLTVSHASVLCCSSVVTAFTASLLQGILMVGVIVGSKKMGINPDNVATPIAASFGDLITLTILAFVGQGLYDCTGSYPYVSYVLCVLLLCLIPVWVVVSFLHPESRKLLYTGWEPIITALFISSMGGLILDRTVSDPNLEGMVVYTPVINGIGGNLVAIQSSRIATYLHFHSVLGVLPTDARGNHCPCHTFCGKGPNQRSAQVLLLLVIPGHLIFIYVIHLIQSGQTPLTPIFITLFLTAALMQVFLLLCIANWMVHCLWRIRRDPDTCSIPYLTALGDLLGTAFLALTFHLLYIIVDKESDTGN